The following proteins are encoded in a genomic region of Chlorogloeopsis sp. ULAP01:
- a CDS encoding BMC domain-containing protein has product MDAYNQRSISTAQTSRRRDNFADSALGLVSTRSFPAIVGTADMMLKSAGVHLIGYEKIGGGHCTAIIRGNIADVRLAVESGEQTAKQFDQYVSSLVIPRPFPNLDVVLPITTRLSNFAEDGNYSRLSNQAVGLVETRGFPAMVGAADAMLKAADVQLAAYEKIGAGLCTAIIRGSVANVAVAVEAGMYEAERIGELNAVMVIPRPLDELEQTLPVASCWIEERQPLRFPLNIKQPVVETELVELPDLSILPAKITEES; this is encoded by the coding sequence ATGGACGCATACAATCAACGATCTATTAGCACTGCCCAGACATCCCGTCGTCGGGATAACTTCGCAGATAGTGCTTTGGGATTAGTATCAACCCGCAGTTTTCCTGCGATCGTTGGTACGGCAGACATGATGCTCAAATCGGCGGGAGTTCACCTAATTGGCTATGAAAAAATAGGTGGCGGTCATTGTACTGCTATTATCCGGGGTAACATTGCTGATGTCCGCTTGGCAGTAGAATCTGGTGAGCAGACTGCTAAACAATTCGATCAGTATGTTTCTAGCCTGGTAATTCCCCGACCTTTTCCCAACTTAGATGTAGTACTTCCTATTACTACCCGCCTCAGCAATTTTGCTGAGGATGGCAATTATAGCCGTTTGAGCAACCAAGCAGTAGGCTTAGTAGAAACGCGGGGTTTTCCAGCAATGGTAGGAGCTGCTGACGCGATGCTCAAAGCTGCCGATGTCCAATTAGCAGCGTATGAAAAAATCGGTGCAGGATTGTGTACAGCCATTATTCGTGGTTCCGTGGCAAATGTTGCAGTAGCAGTAGAAGCTGGGATGTACGAAGCAGAACGCATTGGAGAATTAAACGCCGTAATGGTCATTCCTCGACCATTGGATGAATTAGAACAAACCTTGCCAGTAGCCAGTTGCTGGATAGAGGAACGTCAGCCACTGAGGTTCCCATTAAATATTAAACAACCAGTTGTCGAAACTGAGTTAGTAGAATTGCCAGATTTATCTATATTACCTGCAAAAATTACAGAAGAATCCTAG
- a CDS encoding LysR family transcriptional regulator, whose protein sequence is MNQATLHQLKVFEAAARHGSFTRAAEELFLTQPTVSMQIKQLTKSVGLPLFEQVGKRLYLTEAGRELYATCRQIFETIAKFEMKVADLKGLKQGQLRLAVITTAKYFIPRLLGPFCQLYPGIEISLQVTNHEGILERMTNNMDDLYIMSQVPEHLDVSYQQFLENPLVVLAPINHVLANEKNIPIQRLANEPFIMREPGSGTRRAVQKLFDEHGVTVNVKLELGSNEAIKQAIAGGLGISILSRHTLLPDTGDLIILDVEHFPIKRNWYMVYPSGKQLSIVARTYFEYLMDAAKQIAEQTAAISCERNHESS, encoded by the coding sequence TTGAATCAAGCAACACTACATCAGTTGAAGGTGTTTGAGGCAGCAGCGCGGCACGGTAGTTTTACTCGTGCTGCCGAAGAACTTTTTCTCACCCAACCGACCGTTTCTATGCAGATCAAACAGCTGACAAAATCGGTAGGGTTGCCATTATTTGAACAAGTGGGTAAGCGTCTGTATCTAACAGAAGCAGGGCGAGAATTATACGCTACCTGTCGCCAGATTTTCGAGACTATAGCCAAGTTTGAAATGAAAGTGGCAGATTTAAAAGGACTAAAACAAGGTCAATTGCGCTTGGCAGTGATTACAACCGCAAAATACTTCATACCACGTTTATTGGGGCCATTTTGCCAACTTTATCCAGGCATTGAAATCTCCCTACAAGTTACAAACCACGAGGGTATTCTGGAACGTATGACCAACAATATGGACGACTTGTATATTATGAGTCAAGTTCCAGAGCATTTAGATGTGAGTTACCAGCAATTTCTCGAAAACCCTTTAGTAGTTTTAGCACCAATTAATCACGTCTTAGCAAATGAAAAAAATATTCCCATCCAACGTCTTGCTAACGAACCTTTTATTATGCGAGAACCTGGTTCGGGAACACGTCGCGCCGTGCAAAAATTATTTGATGAACATGGGGTAACAGTAAATGTCAAGTTAGAGTTAGGGAGCAACGAGGCAATTAAGCAAGCTATAGCAGGTGGATTGGGAATTTCTATTTTATCTCGTCATACTTTATTACCAGATACGGGAGACTTAATTATTTTGGATGTAGAACATTTTCCAATCAAACGAAATTGGTATATGGTTTATCCCTCTGGTAAACAATTATCTATTGTTGCTCGCACCTATTTTGAGTATCTGATGGATGCAGCCAAACAGATTGCAGAGCAAACCGCAGCAATTAGTTGTGAACGAAATCACGAAAGCAGTTAA
- a CDS encoding ATP-binding protein, whose protein sequence is MNRLRILHLEDAPMDVELIQRILTKGGFECEIFMVNSGSEYIAALDVNSFDLILSDSRVSDFTGYAAFEIAKKKCPNIPFILVSANTNPEEITNYLNEGVVDCISKNQLWQLVPIARRAIAESRLEQYNQAMERLVKVVQELSLARSLDEITAIVRIAARELTGADGATFVLREGDMCFYADENAIQPLWKGRRFPVNICIGGWCMQHKQQVIIENVYEDERIPYEAYKPTFIKSLVMVPIRKEAPIGAIGNYWATPHLATTEEIGLIQALADTTSVAIENIQVYQELETRVRDRTAQLEAANQELEAFAYTLSHDLRSPLSAIDGYSSLLLSEYGNQLDERAKFFLNRLCVACDRMNAQIEHMLSLHKLSQTEIQPQTVNLSQIAQEILANLKANEPHRQVETTIQEGLVVYGDSILLRVVLENLLSNAWKYTAKRKEAKIEFGAALESDSLPKFYVRDNGAGFNMKYAQKLFRPFQRMHSQKEFSGTGIGLTSVQRIIQKHGGRIWAEAAVDEGATFYFTLSEHRRGDEDKEWREVRKS, encoded by the coding sequence ATGAATAGACTACGTATACTTCATCTTGAAGATGCTCCAATGGATGTTGAACTGATTCAGCGAATACTGACTAAGGGTGGTTTTGAATGTGAAATATTTATGGTAAATTCAGGCTCTGAGTATATTGCCGCCCTTGATGTAAATAGTTTTGATTTAATTTTGTCTGATAGTAGGGTTTCTGATTTTACTGGATATGCCGCCTTTGAAATAGCCAAAAAAAAATGTCCCAACATACCCTTTATTTTAGTTTCTGCAAATACGAATCCAGAAGAAATTACTAATTACCTAAATGAAGGTGTTGTAGACTGCATTAGTAAAAATCAGTTGTGGCAACTTGTACCGATCGCTCGCCGGGCAATTGCCGAGAGTCGCCTTGAGCAATATAATCAGGCGATGGAGAGACTCGTAAAGGTAGTTCAAGAACTTTCTTTAGCACGTAGCTTAGATGAAATTACGGCAATAGTGCGCATAGCTGCTAGAGAGCTTACTGGTGCTGACGGAGCTACCTTTGTACTGCGTGAGGGCGATATGTGTTTCTATGCCGACGAAAACGCCATACAACCGTTGTGGAAAGGACGGCGTTTTCCAGTGAATATCTGCATTGGTGGCTGGTGTATGCAGCACAAGCAGCAAGTGATTATAGAGAATGTGTATGAGGATGAACGCATTCCCTATGAAGCCTATAAACCCACTTTTATCAAGAGCTTGGTAATGGTGCCAATTCGTAAAGAAGCACCAATCGGCGCAATTGGTAATTACTGGGCAACACCGCACCTTGCCACTACCGAAGAAATAGGTTTGATTCAAGCTTTAGCCGATACTACTTCAGTAGCAATAGAAAACATCCAAGTTTATCAAGAGTTAGAAACAAGAGTACGCGATCGCACCGCTCAATTGGAAGCAGCCAATCAAGAATTAGAGGCATTTGCTTATACTCTTTCTCACGATTTGCGATCGCCATTGAGTGCGATCGATGGCTATAGTTCTCTATTGTTAAGTGAATACGGTAACCAACTTGATGAGCGAGCCAAGTTTTTCCTCAACCGCTTGTGTGTTGCCTGTGATCGCATGAACGCCCAAATTGAGCATATGTTGTCACTACACAAACTCTCACAAACTGAAATTCAACCACAGACAGTAAATCTGAGTCAAATTGCTCAAGAAATTTTAGCAAATCTCAAAGCTAACGAGCCTCACCGCCAAGTCGAAACTACAATTCAGGAAGGTTTGGTAGTATATGGCGATTCCATTTTGCTGCGTGTGGTTTTGGAAAACTTGTTATCTAATGCTTGGAAGTATACTGCCAAACGTAAAGAGGCCAAAATTGAATTTGGTGCTGCTTTAGAATCTGACAGTTTGCCCAAATTTTATGTTCGGGATAATGGTGCAGGTTTTAACATGAAATACGCTCAAAAACTATTTCGTCCCTTTCAACGAATGCATTCTCAAAAAGAATTTTCAGGTACAGGTATAGGGCTTACTTCGGTACAGAGGATCATTCAAAAACATGGGGGAAGAATTTGGGCAGAAGCCGCAGTAGATGAAGGGGCGACATTTTATTTTACACTGTCTGAGCACAGACGCGGGGACGAGGACAAGGAGTGGAGGGAGGTAAGGAAGTCATAA
- a CDS encoding mucoidy inhibitor MuiA family protein yields the protein MVNPEMPSVRKIVASQIVAVTVYSDKALVTRRGVVFLTGQETELVITSLPDTTETESVRVSGKGETLVRLLEAKCDRIFSTEPVAAKVAHLTQQIQQLEAEWQHLQAQVEALALQSSFIQGLCEKTEEQFSISLARKNLSLSETLDFLNFLGSQYTEYGISTTECKNRQKELEQQLQSLRQQLQTLQTPHPKETYSLSVAIEPAGEGEFELEVSYIVHRASWTPLYDLRLCSTNNIVNLSYLAEVTQNSGEDWLGVALTLSTAKPGLGTLPPKLEPWYIDVPRSNPELRRVRRRTPMLPMTAAAPASDAPEGEDYELPEENFIAAETVVAEVTKQGSVVNFKLNGNGNIPSDGAPHKTTIFQDDFPCHFSYIAMPRLVSFAYLQAHVKNNSNGATLLPGKANIFRDNIFVGTTKLENIAPGQEFKVNLGIDEGLKIERDLIERQVDKKLIGNNSRIIYAYRLLITNLLTQQVDLKLTEQLPVSRSEQIKVRLLRCNPQIQLGEMGRLEWEITIPAQAKQEIYYQFAVEHPPQLTVVGLDI from the coding sequence GTGGTTAACCCAGAGATGCCATCTGTGCGAAAAATAGTAGCAAGCCAGATTGTAGCTGTAACCGTATATTCTGACAAAGCTTTAGTTACACGACGGGGTGTAGTATTCTTAACAGGACAAGAAACAGAATTAGTAATTACTTCACTGCCAGACACAACAGAAACAGAATCAGTCAGGGTAAGTGGCAAAGGTGAAACCCTAGTGCGCTTGCTCGAAGCTAAATGCGATCGCATTTTCTCTACAGAACCAGTGGCAGCAAAAGTTGCCCACCTGACTCAGCAAATCCAGCAATTAGAAGCAGAGTGGCAGCACCTGCAAGCGCAAGTCGAAGCTTTAGCATTGCAGTCTAGCTTTATCCAGGGCTTGTGTGAGAAAACAGAGGAACAATTTTCAATCAGCCTGGCGCGAAAAAATTTGAGCCTTAGCGAAACTTTGGATTTTCTCAACTTTTTAGGAAGTCAATACACAGAGTATGGTATTTCTACAACTGAGTGTAAAAATAGGCAAAAAGAATTAGAGCAGCAATTACAAAGTCTTCGCCAGCAGTTGCAAACTTTACAAACACCCCATCCCAAAGAAACTTATAGTTTGAGCGTGGCGATCGAGCCTGCGGGTGAAGGCGAATTTGAGCTAGAGGTATCCTACATCGTTCATCGTGCCAGTTGGACTCCCCTATACGATTTGCGCTTATGTAGTACAAATAATATTGTCAATCTAAGCTATCTGGCAGAAGTAACGCAAAATAGCGGTGAAGATTGGCTTGGTGTTGCTCTTACCCTTTCTACTGCTAAACCAGGATTGGGAACACTACCTCCAAAACTAGAACCTTGGTATATTGACGTACCACGCTCAAACCCAGAATTAAGGAGAGTGAGAAGAAGAACACCTATGTTACCTATGACTGCGGCTGCTCCTGCCAGCGACGCTCCTGAAGGAGAAGACTACGAACTACCAGAGGAAAATTTCATTGCAGCCGAAACAGTTGTCGCAGAAGTCACAAAACAAGGTAGCGTCGTCAACTTTAAACTGAATGGCAATGGTAACATTCCCAGTGATGGCGCACCACACAAAACCACAATTTTTCAGGATGATTTTCCTTGCCACTTTAGTTATATAGCAATGCCACGCTTGGTAAGTTTTGCTTATTTACAAGCTCATGTCAAAAATAACTCTAATGGGGCAACCTTATTACCAGGAAAAGCAAATATATTCCGCGACAATATCTTTGTTGGTACAACGAAGTTAGAAAATATTGCACCAGGGCAAGAGTTTAAAGTTAACTTGGGTATTGACGAAGGATTAAAAATAGAGCGCGATTTAATTGAGCGCCAAGTAGATAAAAAATTGATTGGCAATAACTCTAGAATTATTTATGCATATCGGTTGTTAATTACAAACTTGCTGACTCAACAAGTGGATCTGAAATTAACAGAACAATTACCAGTCAGCCGCAGCGAACAAATTAAAGTTCGCCTCCTTCGTTGCAATCCGCAAATTCAACTAGGAGAAATGGGAAGATTGGAATGGGAGATTACTATTCCTGCGCAAGCCAAACAAGAGATATATTATCAGTTTGCCGTTGAACATCCACCGCAGTTAACAGTTGTGGGTTTAGATATCTAG
- a CDS encoding NAD-binding protein, with protein sequence MKPRIIVCGLGRTGYKVFRLLRQQGALVVGIHHQALPGERAGDVIVGDLHAASTLKAAGIQQAHTIVIAGGDDALNLRIMMQARVLNPRIRIINRFFNTSLGERLDHAVPEHLSMSVAGLAAPVFTFAALGSQAIGQIKLFQQTWPIHEEYVDENHPWLNRKISELWDDRTRMLIYYMPAEGEMDLVSALVSGQKLQLGDRLIVGAQPRVRCIRRSMIARLLKILTSLRHFQKHAEAVVAMSIVLLVIIAIATLIYTSSDAAVSVVDALYFAVGMITGAGGNDKVVEHAPSSIKLFTVLMMLVGAAVIGLFYALLNDFVLGSRFKQFLDAARIPQRHHYIVCGLGGIGIKIVQQLHASGHDVIVIERDTNNRFVNTARGLGIPVMHGDGSFAEVLKASNLENAAALIAVTNDDATNLEIALKAKALIPKVPVIVHYADPDFARMAQQVFDFETVLSPAELAAPAFAAAALGGRILGNGITADSLWVAFATLITPAHPFCGQRVRDAAMSADFVPLYLETNNQTIHGWDLLETSLSAGDILYLNMPANRLHQLWRYTPPQVMVS encoded by the coding sequence ATGAAACCTCGCATAATTGTTTGTGGTTTAGGACGCACAGGATATAAAGTCTTTCGTTTGCTAAGACAGCAGGGAGCGTTAGTTGTCGGCATTCATCACCAAGCGCTTCCAGGCGAGCGAGCCGGAGATGTAATTGTTGGCGATTTACACGCAGCTAGTACCCTCAAAGCTGCTGGAATTCAACAGGCGCACACTATAGTGATAGCTGGAGGCGATGATGCCCTAAATTTACGAATTATGATGCAAGCGCGGGTGCTTAATCCCCGGATTCGGATTATCAATCGCTTCTTTAACACGAGTTTGGGAGAGCGTTTGGATCATGCTGTGCCAGAACACTTGAGCATGAGTGTTGCTGGATTAGCGGCACCTGTCTTTACCTTTGCAGCACTAGGAAGCCAAGCGATCGGGCAAATTAAGCTGTTTCAGCAAACTTGGCCTATTCATGAAGAGTATGTTGATGAAAATCACCCGTGGCTGAATCGCAAAATTAGTGAGTTATGGGACGATCGCACGCGGATGCTGATTTACTATATGCCAGCAGAAGGTGAGATGGATCTCGTTTCGGCACTGGTGTCTGGGCAAAAGTTACAGCTAGGCGATCGCTTAATTGTTGGTGCTCAACCCCGCGTTCGTTGTATCCGCAGATCGATGATTGCTAGATTGCTGAAAATCTTGACTAGTCTGCGGCACTTTCAAAAACACGCTGAAGCAGTTGTGGCAATGTCGATCGTGTTGCTGGTAATTATTGCGATCGCTACACTTATCTACACTTCTTCTGATGCAGCTGTTTCTGTTGTTGATGCTTTATACTTTGCTGTCGGTATGATTACGGGAGCGGGTGGCAATGATAAAGTGGTAGAACACGCTCCCAGTAGCATTAAATTATTCACTGTATTAATGATGCTGGTTGGCGCTGCGGTGATTGGTCTTTTCTACGCACTGCTTAATGATTTTGTCTTAGGCAGCCGTTTCAAACAATTTTTAGATGCAGCCCGGATTCCTCAACGCCATCATTATATTGTCTGTGGCTTGGGAGGAATTGGGATCAAAATTGTTCAGCAACTCCACGCCAGTGGGCATGATGTCATAGTCATTGAGCGTGACACCAACAATAGATTTGTCAATACGGCTCGCGGATTAGGCATTCCTGTCATGCATGGAGATGGTAGTTTTGCAGAAGTTCTCAAAGCAAGTAATTTAGAAAATGCTGCGGCACTAATTGCTGTTACCAACGATGATGCTACAAACTTGGAAATTGCCCTCAAAGCCAAAGCATTGATACCAAAAGTACCAGTAATTGTCCATTATGCAGATCCAGATTTTGCCCGTATGGCACAACAGGTGTTTGACTTTGAAACAGTACTAAGCCCGGCTGAACTTGCTGCCCCAGCTTTTGCGGCTGCTGCTCTAGGGGGGCGTATCCTTGGTAATGGTATTACAGCCGATAGTTTATGGGTTGCTTTTGCAACATTAATTACACCTGCTCATCCCTTTTGCGGTCAAAGAGTTAGAGATGCAGCTATGTCTGCTGACTTTGTACCTTTATACTTGGAAACAAATAACCAAACTATTCATGGCTGGGATTTACTAGAAACTAGCCTCAGTGCTGGAGACATTTTGTATTTGAATATGCCAGCAAATCGTTTGCATCAGTTGTGGCGTTATACTCCTCCACAAGTAATGGTAAGTTGA
- a CDS encoding PEP-CTERM sorting domain-containing protein — translation MKSKILQASLGLAAALPLATAGAFTFANSAEAATFSGGFNYTPTGVPLPSVVVSNNSLKFSPTSPANLVLSEQTGTFGPAYPDNPAFDIATIYDVSSPLFPNTLFLDLGKYNDNSNTTSDQKNIFVLESLENPILSNNNGVTGVVNFTGYFTDVIGSLNKTTGKGHLNFSVASNINFNNAKTLLEQGKLTASFTGVAFTTVPEPTALLGLGLTGAVMFVSRRRKGQAVN, via the coding sequence ATGAAATCAAAAATATTACAAGCATCTCTTGGTTTGGCTGCTGCACTCCCTTTAGCTACGGCTGGAGCTTTTACCTTTGCTAATTCTGCTGAAGCGGCTACTTTCTCTGGTGGTTTTAACTATACTCCTACTGGTGTTCCCTTACCTTCAGTTGTAGTTTCTAATAATTCTTTAAAATTTTCTCCTACTTCACCAGCGAATCTTGTACTTTCTGAACAAACAGGAACTTTTGGCCCTGCCTATCCTGACAATCCTGCATTTGATATAGCGACAATATATGACGTTAGTTCACCTTTATTCCCAAATACGCTTTTTTTGGATCTTGGTAAATATAATGACAACAGCAATACAACCTCTGACCAAAAAAATATCTTTGTTCTAGAATCTTTAGAAAATCCTATCTTGTCAAACAATAACGGTGTGACTGGAGTAGTGAATTTTACAGGCTATTTTACAGATGTAATTGGATCGTTGAATAAAACTACGGGGAAAGGACACTTAAACTTTTCTGTCGCTAGTAATATTAACTTTAACAATGCTAAAACCCTCTTAGAGCAGGGAAAACTCACAGCAAGTTTTACTGGTGTGGCATTTACTACAGTTCCTGAACCAACTGCGTTATTGGGATTAGGACTAACAGGGGCAGTAATGTTTGTATCTCGTCGTCGAAAAGGCCAGGCAGTCAATTAA
- the atpD gene encoding F0F1 ATP synthase subunit beta: MVTTAENTKIGYITQIIGPVVDVKFPSGKMPPIYNALSIKGTNEAGQEVSVTCEVQQLLGDNQVRAVAMSSTDGLVRGMEAVDTGAPISVPVGKVTLGRIFNVLGEPVDNRGPVNSEEKFPIHRPAPKLTELETKPSVFETGIKVVDLLTPYRRGGKIGLFGGAGVGKTVIMMELINNIATEHGGVSVFAGVGERTREGNDLYNEMIESGVINNDNLNESKIALVYGQMNEPPGARMRVGLSGLTMAEYFRDVNKQDVLLFIDNIFRFVQAGSEVSALLGRMPSAVGYQPTLGTDVGELQERITSTNEGSITSIQAVYVPADDLTDPAPATTFAHLDGTTVLSRGLAAKGIYPAVDPLGSTSTMLQPNIVGDDHYSTARAVQATLQRYKELQDIIAILGLDELSEEDRLTVARARKIERFLSQPFFVAEVFTGSPGKYVKLEDTIKGFKMILSGELDDLPEQAFYMVGSIDEAIAKAEKLKG, encoded by the coding sequence ATGGTCACCACCGCAGAAAACACAAAAATTGGTTACATTACCCAAATCATTGGTCCGGTTGTAGACGTCAAATTCCCCAGTGGGAAAATGCCACCTATCTACAACGCTTTGAGCATTAAAGGCACCAACGAAGCCGGACAGGAAGTCTCGGTTACTTGCGAAGTACAGCAACTGCTAGGTGACAACCAAGTACGGGCTGTTGCCATGAGTTCCACTGATGGCTTAGTACGTGGCATGGAAGCCGTTGATACCGGCGCTCCGATTAGCGTACCTGTTGGTAAAGTCACGCTGGGTCGGATTTTCAACGTCCTTGGCGAACCTGTAGACAACAGGGGGCCTGTTAATTCTGAGGAAAAATTCCCCATCCACCGTCCTGCTCCTAAACTCACTGAACTAGAAACTAAGCCTTCAGTTTTCGAGACTGGGATTAAAGTTGTTGACTTGCTGACTCCCTATCGTCGTGGCGGTAAAATTGGTCTATTCGGTGGTGCCGGTGTAGGCAAAACCGTGATCATGATGGAGTTGATCAACAACATCGCTACTGAACACGGTGGTGTATCTGTTTTTGCTGGAGTGGGTGAGCGCACCCGCGAAGGTAATGACCTTTACAACGAAATGATTGAATCTGGAGTAATCAACAACGACAACCTCAACGAGTCGAAGATTGCTCTAGTTTACGGTCAGATGAACGAACCACCTGGTGCGAGAATGCGCGTTGGTTTGTCAGGCTTGACGATGGCGGAATACTTCCGTGATGTCAACAAGCAAGACGTGCTGTTGTTTATCGACAACATCTTCCGGTTCGTACAAGCTGGTTCAGAAGTGTCCGCGTTGTTGGGACGGATGCCTTCTGCGGTAGGATATCAGCCAACTCTGGGTACAGACGTTGGTGAACTGCAAGAGCGCATCACCTCTACCAACGAGGGTTCTATTACCTCGATTCAAGCTGTATACGTACCAGCAGACGACTTAACCGATCCTGCGCCTGCAACCACCTTCGCCCACTTGGACGGAACCACTGTACTTTCTCGTGGTTTGGCTGCTAAAGGTATTTATCCGGCTGTAGATCCATTGGGTTCTACCTCCACCATGTTGCAACCCAACATTGTTGGTGATGACCACTACAGCACCGCTCGTGCCGTACAAGCAACTTTGCAGCGTTACAAAGAACTGCAAGACATCATCGCCATTCTTGGTTTGGACGAGTTGTCTGAAGAAGACCGTTTAACAGTGGCTCGTGCGCGTAAAATTGAGCGTTTCTTGTCCCAGCCTTTCTTTGTGGCAGAAGTATTCACCGGCTCTCCTGGTAAATACGTGAAGTTGGAAGACACCATCAAAGGCTTCAAGATGATTTTGTCTGGTGAGTTGGACGATCTACCAGAGCAAGCCTTTTACATGGTTGGCAGCATCGATGAAGCGATCGCTAAAGCCGAAAAGCTCAAAGGTTAA
- the atpC gene encoding ATP synthase F1 subunit epsilon encodes MTLTVRVISPDKTIWDDSAEEVILPSTTGQLGILSGHAPLLSALDTGVMRVRPGKNQQWIPIALLGGFAEVEQDEVTILVNGAERGDSINLEEARTAYNEAQTRLNQVAQGDRQAQIQATQAYKRARARFQAAGGMV; translated from the coding sequence ATGACATTAACTGTTCGTGTAATTTCCCCAGATAAAACAATCTGGGATGACTCAGCCGAAGAAGTTATTTTACCTAGTACCACCGGTCAACTAGGTATCCTTAGCGGACACGCACCATTGTTAAGTGCCTTAGATACAGGCGTGATGCGAGTACGCCCCGGCAAAAATCAACAGTGGATACCCATTGCACTGTTGGGCGGTTTTGCCGAAGTTGAACAAGATGAAGTCACTATCCTCGTCAATGGCGCTGAACGTGGCGACTCTATTAACCTTGAGGAAGCTCGTACTGCTTATAACGAAGCACAAACCCGCTTAAATCAGGTTGCTCAAGGCGATCGCCAAGCTCAAATTCAAGCCACCCAAGCCTACAAACGCGCTCGCGCTCGCTTTCAAGCTGCTGGCGGTATGGTATAA